The sequence GATGCGTATAGGTAACGACCGGAACATTCGTGTAGTTTGCCCAGCGCCATTTTTTCGGATCTTTCTCTTCATACAAATTATGGGCAATAATGCCTGCTTCATAGTTCGCTTTGTGCCGGAACGGCGCCTGCCCATTCACATCGCCCAACGCATAAATACCCGTTTGGGATGTTTCCAAAAACTCGTTTGTGATGATATTACCTTTAGCGTCTGTTTTAATTTCCGTCTTCGCCAAATTCAGCCAATCTGTGTTGGGGATAATTCCCGAGGCGACGAAAACAACATCCGTGGTAAAGGTCTTATTTTCTTTCGTCGCGCGATCGCTAATCGTACAACGGATCTCCTCACCGTCTTTGCGAACACTTTCGACCGACTGATTGGTATAAACGGTGACACCCGCATTTCGCAAGGACTGCAAAACGAATTCCGAAATTTCCGGTTCTTCACGCGGCACAAGATATTGATTATGCTGCACCAAAGTCACGTTGACGCCCAATGCGGAAAAACTGTGCGCAAATTCGGTACCAATCGGGCCGCCCCCCAAGATCGTCATGGTCTCGGGCAACGTTTTGAGAAAACGATCACCGAAAAAAGATTCGCTTGTTAAATAAGGAATGGTTTCCAAACCGGGCACATCGGGGATATTGGTGCGCGCCCCCACGCCCAACACAATGATCGGCGCGCTAATATCTGTCGCTTTACTTGCGTCACAAGTGATTTGGAGTGTATCTTTACCGATGAATTTCGCGGTGCCGTGATAAACATCCAAATTTTCACGTTGCTCATAATCTTTCGCCATAGTTTGCGAGACGTTGATTTGTTTCCAAAGCCGTCGCGAAATAACTTCCCAATCGAGCGTCGGTTTCTCTCCTTTGACTCCCATTTCGGCCCAGCGTTCCGTATCCCGCAATGCGTCTGCCGCCGTTACCATAACCTTCGTCGGAATGCAGCCGTGGTTGAGGCAGGTACCGCCAAATTTAGCCCGTTCCACTACTGCTACCTTTTGCCCGTGTTGCAATGCAGTTTCCAACACGGTCAGAGCGGCACCGGTGCCCACTACGATTAAATCATATTTTTTTACCATGGTATCTCCCTTCGTTTGCATTAATGATTACTCATTTCCTTTATTTTAACATGATGACGAAAATAGAATTTTTTAAAGATGCTATAATGAAAAAAAGACTATGCAAAGGAGGTTGCTATGACACGCAAAAATGCATCCTATCAAGAACGACTGAAAGCATTTCAAGCCCTTTTACAAAATCATCAACGTATTGTTTTTTTCGGCGGTGCCGGCGTATCTACCGAATCCGACATTCCGGACTTTCGCGGGACGCACGGTATCTTTAACCGTGACACGGGTACGCCTTACTCGGCGGAAGAAATGGTCTCACATCATTTCTATGTCGAGCATCCGGAAGAGTTTTTCAGCAATTACAAAGTACG is a genomic window of Negativicoccus succinicivorans containing:
- a CDS encoding dihydrolipoyl dehydrogenase family protein; amino-acid sequence: MVKKYDLIVVGTGAALTVLETALQHGQKVAVVERAKFGGTCLNHGCIPTKVMVTAADALRDTERWAEMGVKGEKPTLDWEVISRRLWKQINVSQTMAKDYEQRENLDVYHGTAKFIGKDTLQITCDASKATDISAPIIVLGVGARTNIPDVPGLETIPYLTSESFFGDRFLKTLPETMTILGGGPIGTEFAHSFSALGVNVTLVQHNQYLVPREEPEISEFVLQSLRNAGVTVYTNQSVESVRKDGEEIRCTISDRATKENKTFTTDVVFVASGIIPNTDWLNLAKTEIKTDAKGNIITNEFLETSQTGIYALGDVNGQAPFRHKANYEAGIIAHNLYEEKDPKKWRWANYTNVPVVTYTHPEAAHVGLTEKAAKEQGYEVQTALHYYSDTVKAYALGITHGSPEDGFIKLVIDRPTQIILGAHMVGYQASVLLQPYVNLLNAGTMDLTPIHPEIGSETVQKLRERGLVRELLPQRVQTVSETMAPHPSLNEVSMWTRYFVEGKV